From Drosophila virilis strain 15010-1051.87 chromosome X, Dvir_AGI_RSII-ME, whole genome shotgun sequence, the proteins below share one genomic window:
- the LOC6631381 gene encoding centrosomin isoform X1, which produces MDSKGSSPNDYNKSCDDTPKRKVSQSLHGRSARELDEEIIRLRNENFNLKLRLHFKEQVNEDGARANTSNEALANELEDAKTVIHALRLEVGEKTQLLKDAADAISEHEDKEREFVMESQAKIAELEGYVAHLQDEKPLEALFAKDLKRMEEKLSRQADDLHKAKRQIEQLKRELSERDKEILSYEEKLKESTAENSDMMNLLQQHYRFSLMANQMMEIQKKELDACLVEKLGFIKKMNDILPELNCQNELLKEATITVQNLLDTTDLKESFSRELLANYKAAIIESKVEIHNITEDIIKWTQSHGLDCTSNINVESSSSSSQMNSEVSSQDLPGSCSAESSRFSHSAPVEEDDSPQPAKVRSSGKHLRGHAKSSFTGLRQFVKCWGRQYSK; this is translated from the exons ATGGATTCCAAGGGCTCTTCACCAAATG ATTATAATAAAAGTTGTGATGACACCCCGAAGCGTAAGGTATCCCAGTCGCTACATGGACGTTCTGCTCGCGAGCTGGATGAGGAAATTATTAGATTGCGTAATGAAAACTTTAACCTGAAGCTTCGTCTTCACTTTAAAGAGCAGGTTAACGAAGATGGCGCACGTGCCAATACTTCCAACGAGGCATTGGCTAACGAGTTGGAAGACGCCAAAACTGTGATCCATGCGCTGCGCCTAGAGGTCGGCGAGAAGACGCAACTGTTGAAGGATGCTGCAGATGCAATATCCGAGCACGAGGACAAGGAAAGGGAGTTCGTAATGGAGAGTCAAGCGAAAATTGCTGAACTGGAAGGCTACGTAGCACACTTGCAG GATGAGAAGCCTCTAGAAGCGCTCTTCGCCAAAGATCTGAAGCGTATGGAAGAAAAG CTGTCTCGACAAGCCGATGATCTACATAAGGCTAAGAGgcaaattgaacaattaaaaAGGGAACTGTCCGAACGCGATAAGGAAATACTCTCCTACGAGGAGAAACTTAAGGAGAgtaccgccgaaaattccgaCATGATGAACCTACTCCAACAGCATTACAGGTTCAGCCTCATGGCGAAT CAAATGATGGAGATACAAAAGAAAGAACTAGATGCATGCTTGGTTGAGAAACTGGGCTTTATAAAGAAGATGAATGACATTCTTCCCGAGCTGAATTGTCAGAATGAGTTGCTAAAAGAAGCGACAATAACTGTGCAGAACCTCTTA GACACGACGGACCTTAAAGAGAGCTTCTCACGGGAATTGCTTGCCAATTATAAAGCTGCTATAATAGAGTCAAAAGTAGAAATTCACAATATTACAGAGGATATCATAAAGTGGACGCAATCGCATGGACTGGACTGTACCAGCAATATTAATGTTGAGAGTAGCTCAAGCAGCTCCCAAATGAACTCTGAAGTATCATCGCAGGATCTGCCAGGCTCTTGCTCAGCCGAGTCATCACGGTTCTCGCACTCAGCGCCAGTTGAAGAG GATGACAGTCCCCAACCTGCTAAGGTACGCTCCTCAGGTAAACACTTGCGTGGCCACGCCAAGTCCAGTTTTACCGGACTTCGTCAATTTGTTAAGTGTTGGGGCCGCCAGTACTCGAAATAA
- the LOC6631381 gene encoding centrosomin isoform X2, whose product MDSKGSSPNDYNKSCDDTPKRKVSQSLHGRSARELDEEIIRLRNENFNLKLRLHFKEQVNEDGARANTSNEALANELEDAKTVIHALRLEVGEKTQLLKDAADAISEHEDKEREFVMESQAKIAELEGYVAHLQDEKPLEALFAKDLKRMEEKLSRQADDLHKAKRQIEQLKRELSERDKEILSYEEKLKESTAENSDMMNLLQQHYRFSLMANQMMEIQKKELDACLVEKLGFIKKMNDILPELNCQNELLKEATITVQNLLIRSSHSAEIWLIVSNHSQRTRRTLKRASHGNCLPIIKLL is encoded by the exons ATGGATTCCAAGGGCTCTTCACCAAATG ATTATAATAAAAGTTGTGATGACACCCCGAAGCGTAAGGTATCCCAGTCGCTACATGGACGTTCTGCTCGCGAGCTGGATGAGGAAATTATTAGATTGCGTAATGAAAACTTTAACCTGAAGCTTCGTCTTCACTTTAAAGAGCAGGTTAACGAAGATGGCGCACGTGCCAATACTTCCAACGAGGCATTGGCTAACGAGTTGGAAGACGCCAAAACTGTGATCCATGCGCTGCGCCTAGAGGTCGGCGAGAAGACGCAACTGTTGAAGGATGCTGCAGATGCAATATCCGAGCACGAGGACAAGGAAAGGGAGTTCGTAATGGAGAGTCAAGCGAAAATTGCTGAACTGGAAGGCTACGTAGCACACTTGCAG GATGAGAAGCCTCTAGAAGCGCTCTTCGCCAAAGATCTGAAGCGTATGGAAGAAAAG CTGTCTCGACAAGCCGATGATCTACATAAGGCTAAGAGgcaaattgaacaattaaaaAGGGAACTGTCCGAACGCGATAAGGAAATACTCTCCTACGAGGAGAAACTTAAGGAGAgtaccgccgaaaattccgaCATGATGAACCTACTCCAACAGCATTACAGGTTCAGCCTCATGGCGAAT CAAATGATGGAGATACAAAAGAAAGAACTAGATGCATGCTTGGTTGAGAAACTGGGCTTTATAAAGAAGATGAATGACATTCTTCCCGAGCTGAATTGTCAGAATGAGTTGCTAAAAGAAGCGACAATAACTGTGCAGAACCTCTTA ATTCGATCGTCTCACTCTGCTGAAATTTGGCTAATTGTTTCTAATCACTCCCAAAGGACACGACGGACCTTAAAGAGAGCTTCTCACGGGAATTGCTTGCCAATTATAAAGCTGCTATAA
- the Dop2R gene encoding dopamine D2-like receptor isoform X6, translated as MDVICSTSSIFNLVAISIDRYIAVTQPIKYAKHKNSRRVCLTILLVWAISAAIGSPIVLGLNNTPNREPDVCAFYNADFILYSSLSSFYIPCIIMVFLYWNIFKALRSRARKQRAARKPHLSELTGGSVIENIAQTRRLAETALDSSRHASRIMPDEPATNTASGSNEEEDENAISPDIDDCHVIVNDKSTEFMLATVVEETGNSVVAQITTQPQLVVADPNGNHDSGYAASNVDDVLAGVSVGAAVSSTTPPDSPVPSGATLQRSSVSSRRNTAEDSPKRGEPALSSSVAMKPLSFVRYGVQEAMTLARNDSTLSTTSKTSSRKDKKNSQASRFTIYKVHKASKKKREKSSAKKERKATKTLAIVLGVFLFCWLPFFTCNIMDAMCAKFNEDCRPGLTAFMLTTWLGYINSFVNPVIYTIFNPEFRKAFKKIMHMG; from the exons ACAG ATACATCGCTGTGACGCAGCCAATAAAGTATGCGAAGCACAAAAATAGTCGCCGAGTTTGCCTTACGATACTATTGGTGTGGGCGATATCGGCTGCTATTGGATCTCCGATAGTACTGGGATTAAACAACACGCCCAATCGGGAACCGGATGTGTGCGCCTTCTACAATGCTGACTTCATACTGTACTCATCGCTAAGCAGCTTCTATATACCATGCATCATCATGGTATTTCTCTACTGGAACATATTCAAG GCGCTGCGCAGCCGTGCTCGGAAACAACGTGCTGCCCGCAAGCCGCATCTGTCGGAGCTAACGGGCGGCAGTGTCATCGAGAACATTGCACAGACACGCCGCCTGGCCGAGACGGCATTGGATAGCAGCCGGCACGCTAGCCGCATCATGCCCGATGAGCCGGCAACGAACACGGCCAGCGGTTCGAacgaggaggaggatgagAATGCCATATCGCCCGATATCGACGACTGCCACGTCATTGTGAACGATAAGTCGACTGAGTTTATGCTGGCCACAGTCGTCGAGGAAACCGGCAA CAGTGTTGTGGCACAGATCACCACACAGCCGCAGCTGGTTGTTGCCGATCCGAATGGTAATCATGATTCTGGTTATGCAGCATCAAACGTTGACGATGTCCTTGCAGGAGTGAGCGTTGGCGCCGCCGTTAGCAGCACAACGCCGCCGGACAGTCCGGTTCCCAGCGGCGCCACCTTGCAGCGCTCCAGTGTCAGCAGCCGGCGCAACACAGCCGAGGACTCGCCCAAGCGCGGCGAGCCAGCCCTCAG cagcagcgttgcCATGAAGCCATTGTCCTTTGTGCGCTACGGCGTCCAGGAGGCCATGACTTTGGCACGCAACGACTCAACGCTATCGACCACATCGAAGACGTCCTCGCGCAAGGATAAGAAAAACTCGCAGGCGTCAAG ATTCACAATATACAAGGTTCACAAGGCCTCGAAAAAGAAACGCGAAAAATCGTCGGCGAAAAAGGAACGCAAGGCCACCAAAACATTGGCCATCGTTTTGG GCGTCTTTCTCTTCTGCTGGCTGCCATTCTTCACGTGCAACATCATGGATGCCATGTGCGCCAAGTTCAATGAAGACTGCCGGCCGGGTCTGACGGCCTTTATGCTGACGACTTGGCTGGGCTATATCAATAGCTTTGTCAATCCGGTTATCTATACGATATTCAATCCAGAATTTCGCAAAGCATTCAAAAAGATCATGCACATGGGGTGA